A genomic region of Streptosporangium lutulentum contains the following coding sequences:
- a CDS encoding NAD-dependent epimerase/dehydratase family protein, whose protein sequence is MTSRHVLITGGAGFIGTHLCAVLLDRGDRVTALDDLSAGRLPAVDDLLTVDGFTLLRHDVTEPFLVSDRVDAVVHMATPNGPDAIRKRPIDTLRANSVGAINALEVARHHGARFVLVSTGDVYGDPLVHPQHETYRGNVDPGGPFSAYTEGKRFAEAAVTAYVSQHGLNAGVVRPANIYGPGMGATPGVVGTFITKALAGQTLKLQGGTQTRTFCYVDDFVSGLVAMIDTTEIGPINLGTTEEISIAELAELIVKTVGTGAIEITPGRDQDSARRCPDITRADELLGWKPQMPLAEGIERTVAWARAAHTG, encoded by the coding sequence ATGACGTCACGACACGTCCTGATCACCGGAGGCGCCGGATTCATCGGCACCCACCTATGCGCGGTGCTGCTCGATCGAGGTGACCGCGTCACCGCGCTCGACGACCTGTCGGCCGGCCGCCTGCCCGCAGTCGATGACCTGCTCACGGTCGACGGGTTCACGCTGCTGCGCCACGACGTCACCGAGCCGTTCCTGGTGTCCGACCGCGTGGATGCCGTCGTGCACATGGCCACGCCCAACGGGCCGGACGCGATCCGGAAGCGCCCCATCGACACGCTCCGCGCGAACTCGGTCGGCGCGATCAACGCGCTGGAGGTGGCCAGACACCACGGCGCGCGGTTCGTGCTGGTCTCCACCGGAGACGTCTACGGCGACCCGCTCGTGCATCCCCAGCACGAGACCTACCGAGGCAACGTCGACCCCGGAGGGCCGTTCTCGGCCTACACCGAGGGAAAGCGGTTCGCCGAGGCCGCCGTGACCGCTTATGTGAGCCAGCACGGGCTGAACGCCGGAGTGGTTCGCCCGGCCAACATCTACGGCCCCGGCATGGGCGCTACTCCGGGAGTGGTCGGCACCTTCATCACCAAGGCCCTGGCCGGGCAGACGCTGAAGCTGCAAGGCGGCACACAAACCCGGACGTTCTGCTACGTCGACGACTTCGTCAGCGGGCTGGTCGCGATGATCGACACCACCGAGATCGGCCCCATCAACCTCGGCACGACCGAGGAAATCAGCATCGCCGAGCTGGCCGAACTGATCGTTAAGACGGTCGGCACCGGCGCCATCGAGATCACCCCGGGGCGCGACCAAGACTCCGCTCGACGCTGCCCGGACATCACCCGCGCAGACGAACTCCTGGGCTGGAAACCGCAGATGCCGCTGGCCGAGGGCATCGAGCGCACCGTCGCCTGGGCCCGCGCCGCGCACACCGGCTGA
- a CDS encoding MoaD/ThiS family protein, which produces MPTIVIPAGWRTASGIKPEELQCAAQTVGQAVDWLVETWPELRPRVLSDSGRLASWINVYVDEADIRGLDGLDTPASPNSEIMFLPAMAGG; this is translated from the coding sequence ATGCCTACCATCGTGATCCCGGCCGGCTGGCGCACCGCCTCCGGGATCAAACCCGAGGAACTGCAATGCGCCGCGCAGACCGTGGGCCAAGCCGTCGACTGGCTCGTGGAAACCTGGCCCGAGCTCCGCCCACGGGTCCTCAGCGACTCGGGCAGACTCGCGAGCTGGATCAACGTCTACGTCGACGAGGCCGACATTCGCGGCCTGGATGGGCTGGACACCCCGGCTTCGCCCAACAGCGAGATCATGTTTCTACCAGCGATGGCAGGGGGCTGA
- a CDS encoding formylglycine-generating enzyme family protein, which translates to MTSYNPPPGMVAIPAGKVLIGAPAEHLDWLVDAQSYPRPWFADETPQHLQDVRSFLLDRHPVTNAAFAQFVQASGYLTAAEHRGFGLVYGGGYWEERAGASWRHPTGPASDLTGRWQHPVIHVARRDAEAYCAWAGKRLPTETEWEYAAHGPHWRPWPWGEVFDASRVNCAEHWAGRPIADLDDWRRWWKDYRDRHGEQPGTTPVGAFSPGGDSPFGISDMAGNVAEWTASTYQPYAAGVDCDPILQRAHGRSTTVRGGGWMHLRFQIRTTERIAGDAAYSTWSGGFRCAADLPTI; encoded by the coding sequence ATGACCTCCTACAACCCGCCGCCGGGCATGGTGGCCATCCCCGCCGGGAAGGTGCTCATCGGAGCACCAGCGGAGCACCTGGACTGGCTGGTCGATGCTCAGTCCTACCCGCGCCCGTGGTTCGCCGACGAAACCCCGCAGCATCTTCAGGACGTGCGGTCGTTCCTCCTGGATCGCCACCCCGTCACCAACGCCGCGTTCGCCCAGTTCGTCCAAGCCAGCGGGTATCTCACCGCAGCCGAGCACCGCGGCTTCGGCCTGGTGTACGGCGGCGGCTACTGGGAGGAACGCGCTGGCGCGAGCTGGCGCCACCCGACCGGCCCCGCCAGCGACCTCACCGGCCGCTGGCAGCACCCGGTGATCCACGTCGCGCGCCGCGACGCCGAGGCGTACTGCGCGTGGGCAGGCAAACGCCTGCCCACCGAGACCGAATGGGAGTACGCGGCGCACGGCCCCCACTGGCGGCCCTGGCCCTGGGGCGAGGTATTCGACGCCTCGCGCGTCAACTGCGCTGAGCACTGGGCTGGCCGGCCGATCGCCGACCTGGACGACTGGCGGCGGTGGTGGAAGGACTACCGCGACCGCCACGGTGAACAACCAGGCACCACCCCCGTGGGGGCCTTCTCCCCCGGTGGCGACTCACCGTTCGGTATCTCCGACATGGCTGGAAACGTCGCCGAGTGGACCGCCAGCACCTACCAGCCGTACGCGGCCGGGGTGGACTGCGATCCGATCCTGCAGCGCGCCCACGGGCGCTCTACCACTGTCCGAGGAGGCGGGTGGATGCACCTGCGGTTCCAGATCCGCACCACTGAGCGCATCGCGGGCGATGCCGCCTACAGCACCTGGTCGGGCGGTTTCCGCTGCGCCGCTGACCTGCCCACCATCTGA
- a CDS encoding NAD-dependent epimerase/dehydratase family protein, with translation MHVIVTGGAGFIGSHIVDALIERGDTVTVVDNLSSGRIARLPADVDLRQVDITDPDAITSVVADTRPEVIVHLAAQIDVRTSVTDPAHDAAVNIGGTINLLEAARGVGAKLVYASTGGALYGQHAPLPTPEHTLPEPEAPYGTAKHCAEQYLGLFNRLYGTQHAALRMGNIYGPRQDPGGEAGVIGIFCGRIVATEPPTIFGDGKATRDYVYVADAVEAFLAAADSERGGVWNIGTGRETSVLELVEHVCRSAGYDIAPVFAPARAGELQHSALDVAAAERDLGWKATMPIKDGIPRVYEWVANGQPDRARR, from the coding sequence ATGCATGTAATCGTCACCGGCGGTGCCGGGTTCATCGGCTCCCATATCGTCGACGCCCTCATCGAGCGCGGCGACACCGTCACCGTCGTAGACAACCTGTCCAGCGGGCGCATCGCCCGGCTGCCCGCAGACGTCGACCTGCGGCAGGTGGACATCACCGACCCCGACGCGATCACGTCCGTGGTCGCTGACACCCGACCCGAGGTGATCGTCCACCTGGCTGCGCAGATCGACGTCCGCACGTCGGTGACCGACCCGGCCCACGACGCCGCCGTGAACATCGGCGGCACCATCAACCTGCTGGAAGCTGCCCGCGGGGTCGGCGCCAAGCTGGTCTACGCCTCCACCGGAGGCGCCCTGTACGGCCAGCACGCACCCCTGCCGACGCCCGAGCACACCCTGCCGGAACCCGAGGCCCCTTACGGAACCGCGAAACATTGCGCCGAGCAGTACCTCGGCCTGTTCAACCGCCTGTACGGCACCCAGCATGCCGCGCTGCGGATGGGCAACATCTACGGTCCCCGACAGGACCCCGGAGGCGAAGCCGGCGTCATCGGCATTTTCTGCGGACGCATCGTCGCCACCGAGCCACCCACGATATTCGGGGACGGCAAGGCGACCCGCGACTACGTGTATGTGGCCGACGCGGTCGAGGCATTTCTCGCCGCGGCGGACAGCGAGCGTGGCGGGGTGTGGAACATCGGCACCGGCCGCGAGACGAGCGTCCTGGAGCTGGTCGAGCACGTCTGCCGCAGCGCCGGGTACGACATCGCGCCTGTTTTCGCTCCCGCGCGGGCCGGAGAACTGCAGCACAGCGCCCTGGACGTCGCAGCCGCCGAGCGGGATCTCGGCTGGAAAGCTACGATGCCGATCAAGGACGGGATTCCTCGCGTGTACGAGTGGGTTGCCAATGGGCAGCCCGATCGAGCACGCCGATAA
- a CDS encoding DUF402 domain-containing protein, which yields MTISTTALFSSGTTAIRRETYGGRVLTAAPHRVIHDTGDEIALACWPGIQSLVPTTWIDWLQTRNPAARDEALRAYAARRWELGHWTWRDTIWLAITGRDAFFSVNLYFSPDHSLNRWYVNFQRPYERTPEGIDTFDLALDLVADPDLSQWEWKDEDEYEQSRRMGIITDAEHHGVQEARDEVVAMIEDRRGVFGADWPNWRADPSWPVPALPADAMAEMTVSAAYRT from the coding sequence ATGACGATCTCCACAACCGCCCTGTTTTCCAGCGGCACCACAGCGATCCGGCGCGAGACCTACGGCGGCAGAGTGTTGACGGCCGCGCCCCACCGGGTCATCCATGACACAGGCGACGAAATCGCCTTGGCCTGCTGGCCCGGCATCCAGAGCCTCGTGCCCACCACGTGGATCGACTGGCTGCAAACCCGTAATCCCGCAGCACGTGATGAGGCGCTACGCGCTTACGCCGCGCGGCGGTGGGAGCTGGGCCACTGGACGTGGCGAGACACCATCTGGCTTGCGATCACCGGCCGGGACGCGTTCTTCAGCGTCAACTTGTACTTCAGCCCGGATCACAGCCTGAACCGCTGGTACGTCAACTTCCAGCGTCCCTACGAGCGCACTCCCGAGGGAATCGACACGTTCGACCTGGCCCTCGATCTGGTCGCGGACCCCGACCTGTCGCAGTGGGAGTGGAAGGACGAGGACGAATACGAACAGAGCAGGAGGATGGGCATCATCACCGACGCCGAACACCACGGCGTGCAGGAAGCCCGCGATGAGGTAGTAGCGATGATCGAGGACCGCCGCGGGGTATTCGGGGCCGACTGGCCCAACTGGCGGGCGGATCCCTCCTGGCCAGTCCCTGCTCTTCCCGCTGACGCGATGGCAGAGATGACGGTTTCGGCCGCATATAGGACATAG
- a CDS encoding PIN-like domain-containing protein — protein MSQNTTEPPSEKQAGRSLRTAFPGYFPPVDADLRILLTSGLVVFDTNPLLDTYKLTGTARTEFLDALRALGDRLWIPDQVGLEFMRNRATVIGHGSGFSDKFREAAGDLHKEVQRLKEHRGLKDDEVNGIKKAIDDAITGILDVHADLYAFEVDPAIAVNDDPIFKEIELITAGKVGPPFSRPDEVEAKKIGTQRINDKIPPGYSDVRDKGVEGALGDYFMWEQTLIEAERRGLPVLLVTNENKEDWVRKEGSYTRGPRIELVNEMLARTGQTFHLMNVKSFLFHAGKYLRTHVSESTIEQAGSVQKQSEFHEFSFIERLLSNQLNLSRMARKLISTMSQEQRVALLRMVEGGEPYLVNAGHDFQHFMATLNTLGVDNIAITAVGDRFVIYNTAWTGNATKWAIGQDMLFGDDKLWEAMVNEETAQRAVSKRERLKNRLDGPDE, from the coding sequence ATGAGTCAGAACACGACCGAACCCCCCAGCGAGAAGCAGGCCGGCAGATCTCTCCGTACTGCATTTCCGGGATACTTCCCCCCGGTCGACGCCGACTTGCGGATCCTCTTGACCAGTGGCTTGGTCGTCTTCGACACAAACCCGCTTCTGGATACCTACAAACTGACCGGGACTGCCCGAACGGAGTTTCTCGACGCGCTGCGTGCTCTGGGCGACCGGTTGTGGATCCCAGATCAGGTGGGCTTGGAGTTCATGCGTAACCGGGCCACGGTCATCGGCCATGGCAGCGGCTTTTCCGACAAGTTCCGCGAGGCCGCTGGCGACCTGCACAAGGAAGTCCAACGGCTTAAAGAGCATCGCGGTCTGAAGGATGACGAGGTCAATGGGATCAAGAAGGCGATCGACGACGCCATTACAGGCATCCTCGACGTCCATGCCGATCTGTACGCCTTCGAGGTCGACCCTGCTATAGCGGTTAACGATGACCCCATCTTCAAGGAGATCGAGCTGATCACCGCGGGGAAGGTCGGCCCTCCGTTCTCCAGGCCAGATGAGGTTGAGGCTAAGAAGATCGGTACTCAGCGAATCAACGACAAGATTCCGCCCGGCTACAGCGACGTCCGGGACAAGGGTGTGGAGGGCGCCCTCGGGGACTACTTCATGTGGGAGCAGACCCTCATAGAGGCCGAACGGCGCGGCCTGCCTGTGTTGCTCGTCACTAACGAGAATAAGGAGGACTGGGTCCGGAAGGAGGGCAGCTACACGCGAGGCCCTCGGATCGAACTGGTCAATGAGATGCTCGCCAGGACCGGACAGACCTTCCACCTGATGAACGTGAAGTCGTTCCTGTTCCACGCCGGAAAATACCTGCGTACCCACGTCAGCGAATCGACTATCGAGCAGGCCGGATCAGTCCAGAAGCAGTCGGAGTTTCATGAATTCAGCTTCATCGAACGGTTGCTGTCAAACCAGCTCAATCTGTCGAGGATGGCTCGCAAACTGATCAGCACCATGTCTCAGGAGCAGCGCGTCGCCCTTCTCCGCATGGTTGAAGGCGGTGAACCCTACCTGGTGAACGCCGGGCACGACTTCCAGCATTTTATGGCCACTCTTAACACGCTTGGCGTGGACAATATCGCGATCACAGCAGTAGGGGATCGTTTCGTCATCTATAACACCGCCTGGACTGGGAACGCGACGAAGTGGGCGATCGGTCAAGACATGCTGTTCGGGGATGACAAGTTGTGGGAAGCGATGGTCAATGAAGAAACGGCACAGAGGGCAGTGTCCAAGCGCGAGCGGCTCAAGAACAGGCTCGATGGTCCAGACGAGTGA
- a CDS encoding helix-turn-helix domain-containing protein, with protein sequence MKQIDKQLHAEIVRLYGEGNSIRAVAKDVERSYGYVYKTLTEAGVALRPRGGSKKKDIPAEVQ encoded by the coding sequence ATGAAGCAGATCGACAAGCAACTTCACGCCGAGATCGTCCGCCTGTACGGCGAGGGCAACAGCATCCGCGCCGTCGCGAAGGATGTCGAGCGCAGCTACGGATACGTCTACAAGACCCTCACCGAAGCCGGGGTGGCCCTCCGCCCGCGTGGCGGCAGCAAGAAGAAGGACATCCCCGCCGAAGTGCAATGA